The window GTATCGTTTTCGTTTACTGAACTATAGTAAAAGTGAACCACCTGCTCTTCTTCTGTTGGTTTTGTTGAGCGATAAAAGTCAATAGCATATTGGTCACCTTTGTCCGCCTGTACAAAAACTTCTTCAAAACCCTTTTGTCTGCAATGTTCGTTAGTGAAGTTTATCAATTTTTTGCCCACACCTTTCCTCTGGTACTCCTGCAAAACTGCAAGGTCGTATATGTATGCTAAAGGCTTTACAGAGTAATACTGGTCAAGCACATAAAATGTCAGTCCTGCAATAATTTTGTTTTCAGTCTTTGCGATAACGGCAAAAAAGTTCTCTTTATTCAATAGGTTTTGCAGGTGAGCCTGGCCGGGTCTTTCAAAACTCCCCATTTCAAAAACCTTCTCAAAAACTGAAATCAGTTCATTCAGTTCTTCAATGTTGTTGGGTTGTAATATTTGTATTTCAGTTTCCAAGCCAACTGTCAGTTTATAGCAATGTATTGTGGTGTTAGTCTTCTATCGCTTCAATACCCAGTTTCTTTAGTCGGTCAAGGTTTTCCTTCATAGCTTTGAGCTGTTCGGGTGAGTGCCCTTGCCATTCCGTAATCTCACCAATGACTCTAAACGGATACAGAGAACGGTATGACTTTGTTGGATTACCCGGAAATTTTTTGTCAGTTAAATTGGGGTCGTCCTCAATAGGGCCTGTTGGCTCTACGATATAAATTTTTCCACGTCCTTCGCCCAGGGCAAGTTCAGCCCCCCAGATAGCAGCATCCAAGGTGGCTGTCAGGTAGATGTATTTCGCTTTGTTTCTTTGTCCATAGTTAGAATTAAAGCCGGGTTTAATCAAGTCGCCTATTTTCAGATTTGCCTTTGTCCCGTGATAGAACCTCTCTGGGTTCAGGCCGTTTGTCGTTTCTATTATTTGCTCCATTCCCCTGTTGTTTTTTAAAAACGTCTCTTCTGTTTGCTCCTTAGTTACAATGACCGCTAACGAACGTTAAATGAAGCAGGCGTCCAGTCACTGCTGTTTACAGAAAGTACGCAAATATTGCCTC of the Flammeovirgaceae bacterium 311 genome contains:
- a CDS encoding gcn5-related n-acetyltransferase (COG0454 Histone acetyltransferase HPA2 and related acetyltransferases); translated protein: METEIQILQPNNIEELNELISVFEKVFEMGSFERPGQAHLQNLLNKENFFAVIAKTENKIIAGLTFYVLDQYYSVKPLAYIYDLAVLQEYQRKGVGKKLINFTNEHCRQKGFEEVFVQADKGDQYAIDFYRSTKPTEEEQVVHFYYSSVNENDTDRR
- a CDS encoding rifampin ADP-ribosylating transferase, which gives rise to MEQIIETTNGLNPERFYHGTKANLKIGDLIKPGFNSNYGQRNKAKYIYLTATLDAAIWGAELALGEGRGKIYIVEPTGPIEDDPNLTDKKFPGNPTKSYRSLYPFRVIGEITEWQGHSPEQLKAMKENLDRLKKLGIEAIED